AGGAAAGATGACTCATACCAGAAAAACTTTCTCCTTGCTTCTCCTGATGTTTGATGCCTGGTGTAGGGGACCACCTGAAAGcactcccccaccctcccaaccCCCCCGGGCATTCTCAATTCAGCTCGATTTGTCCCTGCCCCCAATTCTTCCCCAGACCCCTGCCCTGCACTTACCAGGGAGACTGTGTCGGTTTCTAGGCTTCCCCTCCCAGCAGGTTGCTATGGTAACTGCCAAGGTTGGGGCTCCCATGGCATCTCCTGTGCCCTCTTCCCATGCCAAGGAGAtgcagagggggaggggcagtgcTGTTTTAATGGAGAAGCCCCCAGTGGCCCCCCTGTCCCCATGTTGGCCCCAACTACTCCCTGCCATGGGTGTGTGAATATGGTTGTCACAAAACGTGTGATCCTGTGAAGGAAAGATAGGGTGCAAGCCCACACAAGATGAGGATGTGAAGTTTCTTGAAAGGCAAAGAAAGCGATGACAGAAAGCTGAGGTGGAGCTTATTCCTACATGGAGGTTCAGCTTCCCCTCTCTTCCAGGGTCCCCATGGGGAGGGACAGCAGTGGGAGACATCCCCTCCTCATGGGGAGCAAGTGGGTGACCAGCAGTACTAGGGTCTTGCCTTGGGAACACGCTGTGGTCTCCTGCTTGCAGAGCCCATCCTAGAGTTTGGTCCTCTACCCTAAAGGATGTAACACCCTCTAAGTCTGTGTACTGCCTTCTCTCATGATCCCCACGGGCCCAACTTGCCCCAAGTGTGTGAATGTTCACCGCCTTTTTTACCCTGTGGCTGCATCGTATACCTTATCACACACGTGCGATTCTCCCAAGACTGTGTGGGTTCCTGTGTGTGCACCCCGAGGCCCGATGCTCAGATGTCCATCTGGCATTCGGATGTGCACGGATGCTCACATGGGCCCTGTGCTCAGGGGGTCACCTGTGGGGCCTGTCCCCAGGTGTCTGTGTATACCTGCCATGAGCCCTGGTCTGCCCCAAGTGTACCTGCTCTCACCTTCCGCCCAGATCCTTGGGCTGCAAGGCACCAGGTGTCTGGTGGTGTTCAGTCTTGCCCTTTCCCCCAGAACGATCTTCCGGCCAGCACTCCTGCCTCCAAATCCTGTGACTCCTCCCCGCCCCAGGACGCATCCACCCCTGGGCCCAGCTCGGTCAGTCACCTCCGCCAGCTAGCAGCCAAGCCTGCCCCTTCCACAGACAGTATTGGTAAGTCCCTGCTCCCTGCTGGGGAGCTCTTGacaatgggggtggggaggcaggaggtCTGGCTTACAGCCCTGGCATTACCTTGCACTTTCCATGACTCTGAGCTAGACACTGCCTCACGCTGGGCCTCTTGTTTCTTCATTGTCTTGGCTTGATGGTGGCAGGGgtcagctgaggcccagagaggggaagtaaCTTTCCTGGGGGCTCCAGTACCCTAGAAAGACAAGTTTTGGAGTTACACATGCTTGCATTTGAGGTCAGCTTTGgacacttactggctgtgtgactttgggcaagtgacctgacttctctgagcttcactttccCCATCATTATTATGGGGGTTGGGGTAGAGGGAGAGACTCAAGATGGGCAAGGTTGGAGGTTAGGGGTAGAGTGGGGGAGGTTTGAGGATGTTCCTGAGATGTTGCTGGACAATTGAGTCTGGGTTTTGAAGGGTGAGTAGGAGTTCAGTAActgaaaaaggaaagggaaaggcttGTTGGCCAGAGTGAACAGCATCTGTTAAGTGTCTAGAGATAGGACAGGGAATGCTGGATGCTGTGCTAGAACATGAGAGCCTTGGAACTCCCCTAAGGCAGTTGGACCTGACCCCAACATGTTTGAAAACCTGTCTTTGTCTCTTCTTACTCAGCCCTGAGGAGTCCCCTGACCCTGTCCAGTCCCTTCAGCACATCCTTCAGCCTGGGCTCCCACAGTGTCCTTAACGGGGACCTCTCCGTGCCCAGCTCCTACGTCAGCCTCCACCTGTCCCCCCAGGCCAGCGGCTCTGTGGTGTACGGACGCTCTCCCATGGTGAGTCCTCAGGGTGAGAGATGCCAGGTGTCAGCAGGACccagaggctgggggctgggaggagaaaCCAGTTACACGTAGAAAGACCAGGGAATGGGGAAAGTGAGGGGCGTCCTGACTTGGTGAGTGCATGTGAGAAGATGATCTGACGGTCTCAGTAGTCCCACAAGCTTAGTACAGATAAGCACCTGTGACTATGGAAAAGACAACTGTGATCATGCTGCATTAAGAGAAACAAAACCCCAGACATGGAATGTGAGGGTCCCCTTCAGCCTTCTGGCAGATGGTGTATAGTAGTTTGCCCTTATTTTTGAGGGACTTCAATGATTATGATAGATTGCAGAGAAAGAACTAGCCCAGGGAGAGGACAGAAGTGATATCCATGAGGAGGAGCTAAAGGAGAGGCATGAGAGCCCTGAGCTGCAGCAAGGGGAGGAGACAAGGTCTGTGTGGGCCCCAGTACTGGGGTGCATGCTGGCTAGAGTGAGCCATCCTGAAGTGGGTGTAGATGCCTCCAGAGGGAATAAAATGTCTGTCACTAGAGTTATCCCAGGCCAGAGGCTGGATGGGCACTTGCAAGTGACTCTCTAAAACAGAGGTCAGCaatgttttctgtaaagggccagatagtgaGCATTTTTGGCTTGGCAGACCAGTTGGTTCCTATCACAACTACCTGACTCTGCTTTCATAGCTCAAAACCATCCTAGACAAAAATACAGGAATGGGTATGGCtgtgtgtgccaataaaactttatttacaaatacaAGCAGGGGGCCATGGTCTGCTGACCCCTGTTCTGAGCATTGGACAGGAGATTCATCAGGATCCCTCCAACTCTGGGGTGCTAGGATTCTCCAGCTAGAGAACTTGGGGTTCCCTCATGTGAAAGCCTGCACTTTCCCATCTGTAGGATAGGTAGAGAAGAGGGCACCTTCCCTTTTTGGGGAGGGGCTGATAAACAAATTGGTGGGGAGGGGTCCTCTGATAAACATAGAGGGATGTGGCAAGTGAGCGCGGGAGAGGCAGACACAGGTTTTAGTCACCCTCCCCATGACACCCCCATTGGTGTTTTGGCAGATGGCATTTGAGTCTCACCCACATCTCCGAGGGTCGTCCATCTCTTCCTCCCTGCCCACCATCCCTGGGGGAAAGCCGTGAGTACCAGGGTGGCGCTCCCTGCCTCCTCTGAGGTGCTTATATAGTAGGGTGGGGATTGGGCTCTCCCTCTGCCTGTCGCAAAAGTCTCTTCTGTAAGATAATTGGGGCTCCCAGAGTTGCTGTCTGGATAAAGAGATATGTAACAAGCAAGATCTAGACAGGGGTTCTCAGCAGGGCATAGATTTtgtgctgcccctcccccaggacaTTTGGTGAAGTCTGGTGATATGTTTGGTTGTCACACCCCaatgcttctagcctctagaagcATGGGACCCAAGGATGCTGCTCCATACCCAATAATGCATCCCACCCCAGAGGATGAGCTGGCCCCAAGATCGGTAGAACTTTTTGCCATGAGGAGAACATTCTATACTTAGGGCTGTCTGATCTGAGAGCCATCTGCCATCTGTGGCTTATTGAGCACTTCAAATGTGGTCActgcaactgaggaactgaaattttacatttctttaaatttaactGGCCCTGTGTGGCTGCTATTGGACTGTGTTGTCTGAAATTCACAAGGCATCTTCCTGGATCTTCTGTTTCACCAACTCCTACTAAGTGCTTGCTTCCCACGCGCCAGGCCACAGCCGGACCACTTCCTCTTTTGTATCGCGCTGACCATGCCACGTCAACCTTTGATCCTGGGGCCCTGTGCCTAAACACATGGAGGCACAGGCAGGGGAAgacccctccctgccctgggggTTGAGGGTAAGGAGTGTCCCGGCTCCTTGTGCCTCATGCCCCACCTCCCGTCCAGGGCCTACTCCTTCCACGTGTCTGCGGACGGGCAGATGCAGCCGGTGCCCTTCCCTTCCGATGCACTGGTAGGCGCGGGCATCCCACGGCACGCGCGGCAGCTGCACACGCTGGCGCACGGCGAGGTGGTCTGCGCAGTCACCATCAGCGGCTCCACACAGCACGTGTACACGGGTGGCAAGGGCTGCGTGAAGGTGTGGGACGTGGGCCAGCCCGGCGCCAAGATGCCAGTGGCCCAGCTGGACTGCCTGGTGAGGGTGGGGCGGGGCCTGCAGATACATGAGGCAGGGCCTGTAGACACATGGGGCGGGGCCTGCAGACAAGGGATGGGGACCTTGCAGGCCAGAGGGGCAGGGCTTATAGGCCACCTAGGGGTGGCGCTATAGGTCAATGGGTGGAGTTTATAAGCCAACCAGGGTTGGGCTTTTGGCCAGTTAGGGGCAGAGCTCTTAGGGCACCGACAGGTGATTATAGCCCAACAGGGATGGGGTTTATGGGCCAATGGGTGGAATTCAAGGGCCAACCAGGGGCAGAGCTTATAGACCAGTGGGATGATTTCTTCAGCTGGGTTCCTGCAAGCTTGGCTGGAGGTCCCACCTACTGTCCTCGTTTCTCTCCCCTCCCAGAACCGGGACAACTACATTCGTTCCTGCAAGTTGCTGCCTGACGGCCGGAGTCTGATTGTGGGCGGTGAAGCCAGCACCTTGTCCATCTGGGACCTGGCAGCACCCACTCCTCGCATCAAGGCAGAGCTGACCTCCTCAGCGCCCGCCTGCTATGCCCTGGCCGTCAGTCCTGACGCCAAGGTCTGCTTCTCCTGCTGCAGCGATGGCAACATCGTGGTCTGGGACCTGCAGAACCAGACCATGGTCAGGTGGGTGGCCGGTGCCCTGTGACCTCGGGCAAGCTCCTGCCCTCTTCTGTTGGTGCTGCCTGGGAAGATGCTAAAGCAGCACCGCCTCCAGGGTTGACACTTGGGCCCTCCTTTCTCCAGGCAGTTCCAGGGCCACACGGATGGGGCCAGCTGCATCGACATTTCGGATTATGGCACTCGGCTCTGGACAGGGGGCCTGGACAACACCGTGCGCTGCTGGGACCTGCGGGAGGGGCGCCAGCTGCAGCAGCATGACTTCAGCTCCCAGGTGCCACACAGGGTCTGGCAGAAGTGGGACACAAGCTCCAGGAAGCcagcctcccttcctctccccctgAGGCACCCAGACGCCAGACAGGACCAAACACCTACCCTCTGTGTCCATCTTTCTTGTCCTTGAGACACATCCACAGTCATTCCTCTTTAATCAGTCCTTCAAAGACAGACACAGGGAAACACAAAGGAGATGATTCATACCAAGCTGTGAGGGTACTAAGACCCTCAGATCATCTTCCTAGATGATCCTGCCAAGCCATTCCCCTGTTCCTTTGTCTTCTGTGTAGCGGTTTCTCCTCCCAGCCTTCAACCTCTTGACCCTACTGAGAGCTCCTGacctacccccaccccaggactcATCACGGAGAAGCTGCTGACCCCAGGGGATAGATAGAAGCTGATGTAGGAGCTGGACACAGAGAGGTCTCTGTTAGGGGTGCTCTGAAAATCGAGACTGAAGGATGTAGTAAAGGAGCTGGACAGAATCATGGGGCTCCCGGGGCTGAGCCTTCAGGGGCTGAGCCAAGGACAAGTCTTCAGGTACCTTGGACTCAGATCCTGTCTCCTGCTGCTTTGGGGGCAGGTTGTGAGCTCCTCGGCATGTTTTTTTAAGGCCTTTGTGCCCTAGTCTTACACACACCGTGCCCTGTGACCCCTCTAGATCTTCCCACTTATTGTTCCCTCTGACTGACatgcctttcccttccttcctccaacTGGTAAACTCCTACCCATCCTTCAAAACCCATCAACAATTTGTCTCCTTGAAGCCTGCTGGGAACtagcttccaaactcattttacctTCTGTTTAGCTTGAAGTTTCCTTTGATAAGGACATCAGGAGTGCAGGTGGATACAGTTGTCCATCCCCTGTCCCCAACACTTAGATGGGTGGCTTCATATCTGGTGATCCCATGGTGAATATCTCCCATCCCCCCAGCCCACCCTCTTCTTTATACAGGGATGCTTCTATATGGCCCGGAACATGCAAAACCTTCTACTCTTCTCTCTGTTGTGAATGTATGGTTCTTTCCACATGTGTCTCATTTATCAGGAAGACTTAGAAAGGCTTAGGAGTGAAGAGGGCCTTACtgctctctgtgctgtgcttgaCGTGGCGCACAGACCGACGAGGCCACTGCATCCTTTCAAATCAAAGTAAAAAGAGGTGTTGGCAAGTAGGGAACGTTCCAGGCTGGGTGTCGGGAGGCCTGGTCTTTCTCGgacttgctctgtgaccttgagctggACATGGCCTCAGCTTCCCTTCCACCATCTGCTCAAGGGGAGCTGCGGTGCTCGCTGGCTtcaccccttccctccctccctcccagagctGTTGTGCGTTCAGAGAAGATAATGGATGTGAGGCCCCGGGGCTCCATGTAATTCTGATTAATATTAATGATTCGACACGCAGTTGCCTGCTGCGCTCTGCTCCAGGCCCAGGGCCAGCTGCCTCTCCATGCAGGAGCTGCAGTGGCAGAACGTTGGACCGCTCCCTTCCTCCCCGGGCCCCCCAAGCTCTGGGCACCCCCCACCACATGCCAAGGGATTTTTTGTCTCCTCTCTTCACCCCCTAGATTTTTTCCCTGGGCCACTGCCCTAACCAGGACTGGCTGGCCGTTGGCATGGAGAGCAGTAGTGTGGAGCTCCTACATGTCCGGAAGCCTGAGAAATACCAGCTGCATCTCCACGAGAGCTGCGTTCTGTCCCTCAAGTTCGCCTCCTGTGGTGCGTCTCTGGGGCTTGGGTGGGGCCTCTGGGAGCTGGGGCGCTGGGGCAGGGTTGCCAAAACATAACGACGACAAAAACTCACAACAGAAAACGAGGATGCCCGATTACATTTGCATCTTAGATAAACAGCACATCACTGCTTAATAGAAGTATGTCCCTACTGCATGGGACATACTCTAACTAGAGGTCCCAAACCTTGGGATCTATTGCCTGATGATCTAAGGTAGAGccgatgtaataataataggaatgctgctgctgctaagtcgcttcagtcgtgtctgactctgtgtgaccccatagacggcagcccaccaggctcccccgtccctgggattctccaggcaagaacactggagtgggttgccatttccttctctaatgcatgaaagtggaaagtgaaagtgaagtggctcagtcgtgtccgactcttagcgaccccatggactgcagcccaccaggcttctccgtccaggggattctccaggcaacagtactggagtggggtgccattgccttctccagtaataggaatagtgcacaataaatgtcatGCGCTGGAATCACCCTGAAGCCACCCCTCTTATCTTGTTccccatggaaaaattgtcttccatgaaaccggtccctcgtgccaaaaaggttggggatcacTGCTCTAATGGACAAAGAATTTGTTAGCATGTCTCAAGCACCTTGTGGGATATACTTGTACACTAAACAGCACATAATTTATTAGCATAAGTATGTCCCCAAAATGCATGAGCTATAATTTATACTATTTTAGTGCAGATAGAtctcaaatattgcatgggaTATACTTAcactaatttttttgttgttttcagtattGATATATCCCAAGTAGTTCATGGAACTtacatatacttaaaaaaaacaaacagagggacttccctggtggccccgtggcttccaatacagggagcctgggtttaatccctggtccgggaactagatcccacatgccctaactaagacctggcacagccaaataaataaatatgtgttaaaaaatagataatgaaCTATTTGGGACCTACCTGTACTAAAAACGATGCGTGGTTGATCTCAGGTTCAAACGTAACTGAGCGCCCtggtttctccttttgttttgcttctttgccTGCGTTTTGGCCACGCCACATCGCttttgggattttagttccccaagcagggattgaacctggtccctcagcagtgaaagcacggtctaaccactggacaagtAGGGAACTCCCTGGGCACCCTATTTTTATCTGGCCAGCCTCTCTTGGGGCTCCCCCTTCTTGAAGGTCAGTTGGAGCTCTTTGGGACCTTGGGTTCACTGTCTGGCACTCGGGGGTAAGGCTGGAGCCTCAGCAAAGGGGCTTCCTGTCCGCCAGGGGAGGGCAGAGgtgcaggaaggggagggagaggcagacCAGGTTGCTCTGTCTCTGTCCGCCACCCCTAGCCCTGGCTTCTTCCAGTCCACCTCGCTCCTGAactcctcaccctcctcccccagggcGGTGGTTCGTGAGCACGGGGAAGGACAACCTGCTCAACGCCTGGAGGACGCCATACGGGGCCAGCATCTTCCAGGTACTGCATGTCTGAGGTttccgccccccaccaccaccactgcaggACGCCAGGTGCCCCAGGACCCAGAGAGGGGTAGGGGTTGAACAGGGGAGCGTCCTCAACAGCCTGGAGCT
The nucleotide sequence above comes from Bos indicus isolate NIAB-ARS_2022 breed Sahiwal x Tharparkar chromosome 7, NIAB-ARS_B.indTharparkar_mat_pri_1.0, whole genome shotgun sequence. Encoded proteins:
- the TLE2 gene encoding transducin-like enhancer protein 2 isoform X3, which produces MYPQGRHPTPLQSGQPFKFSILEICDRIKEEFQFLQAQYHSLKLECEKLASEKTEMQRHYVMYYEMSYGLNIEMHKQAEIVKRLSGICAQIIPFLTQEHQQQVLQAVERAKQVTVGELNSLIGQQQLQPLAHHAPPVPLTPRPAGLVGGSATGLLALSGALAAQAQLAAVTKEERAGVEAEGSRVERVPSRSVSPSPPESVVEEERPSGLGGNGKQRAEEKDLSGPYDQPSEPPSPATTPCGKAPTCIPARRDLVDSPASLASSLGSPLPRAKELVLNDLPASTPASKSCDSSPPQDASTPGPSSVSHLRQLAAKPAPSTDSIALRSPLTLSSPFSTSFSLGSHSVLNGDLSVPSSYVSLHLSPQASGSVVYGRSPMMAFESHPHLRGSSISSSLPTIPGGKPAYSFHVSADGQMQPVPFPSDALVGAGIPRHARQLHTLAHGEVVCAVTISGSTQHVYTGGKGCVKVWDVGQPGAKMPVAQLDCLNRDNYIRSCKLLPDGRSLIVGGEASTLSIWDLAAPTPRIKAELTSSAPACYALAVSPDAKVCFSCCSDGNIVVWDLQNQTMVRQFQGHTDGASCIDISDYGTRLWTGGLDNTVRCWDLREGRQLQQHDFSSQIFSLGHCPNQDWLAVGMESSSVELLHVRKPEKYQLHLHESCVLSLKFASCGRWFVSTGKDNLLNAWRTPYGASIFQSKESSSVLSCDISGNNKYIVTGSGDKKATVYEVVY
- the TLE2 gene encoding transducin-like enhancer protein 2 isoform X1 yields the protein MYPQGRHPTPLQSGQPFKFSILEICDRIKEEFQFLQAQYHSLKLECEKLASEKTEMQRHYVMYYEMSYGLNIEMHKQAEIVKRLSGICAQIIPFLTQEHQQQVLQAVERAKQVTVGELNSLIGQQQLQPLAHHAPPVPLTPRPAGLVGGSATGLLALSGALAAQAQLAAVTKEERAGVEAEGSRVERVPSRSVSPSPPESVVEEERPSGLGGNGKQRAEEKDLSGPYESDEDKSDYNLVVDEDQPSEPPSPATTPCGKAPTCIPARRDLVDSPASLASSLGSPLPRAKELVLNDLPASTPASKSCDSSPPQDASTPGPSSVSHLRQLAAKPAPSTDSIALRSPLTLSSPFSTSFSLGSHSVLNGDLSVPSSYVSLHLSPQASGSVVYGRSPMMAFESHPHLRGSSISSSLPTIPGGKPAYSFHVSADGQMQPVPFPSDALVGAGIPRHARQLHTLAHGEVVCAVTISGSTQHVYTGGKGCVKVWDVGQPGAKMPVAQLDCLNRDNYIRSCKLLPDGRSLIVGGEASTLSIWDLAAPTPRIKAELTSSAPACYALAVSPDAKVCFSCCSDGNIVVWDLQNQTMVRQFQGHTDGASCIDISDYGTRLWTGGLDNTVRCWDLREGRQLQQHDFSSQIFSLGHCPNQDWLAVGMESSSVELLHVRKPEKYQLHLHESCVLSLKFASCGRWFVSTGKDNLLNAWRTPYGASIFQSKESSSVLSCDISGNNKYIVTGSGDKKATVYEVVY
- the TLE2 gene encoding transducin-like enhancer protein 2 isoform X2, whose product is MYPQGRHPTPLQSGQPFKFSILEICDRIKEEFQFLQAQYHSLKLECEKLASEKTEMQRHYVMYYEMSYGLNIEMHKQAEIVKRLSGICAQIIPFLTQEHQQQVLQAVERAKQVTVGELNSLIGQQLQPLAHHAPPVPLTPRPAGLVGGSATGLLALSGALAAQAQLAAVTKEERAGVEAEGSRVERVPSRSVSPSPPESVVEEERPSGLGGNGKQRAEEKDLSGPYESDEDKSDYNLVVDEDQPSEPPSPATTPCGKAPTCIPARRDLVDSPASLASSLGSPLPRAKELVLNDLPASTPASKSCDSSPPQDASTPGPSSVSHLRQLAAKPAPSTDSIALRSPLTLSSPFSTSFSLGSHSVLNGDLSVPSSYVSLHLSPQASGSVVYGRSPMMAFESHPHLRGSSISSSLPTIPGGKPAYSFHVSADGQMQPVPFPSDALVGAGIPRHARQLHTLAHGEVVCAVTISGSTQHVYTGGKGCVKVWDVGQPGAKMPVAQLDCLNRDNYIRSCKLLPDGRSLIVGGEASTLSIWDLAAPTPRIKAELTSSAPACYALAVSPDAKVCFSCCSDGNIVVWDLQNQTMVRQFQGHTDGASCIDISDYGTRLWTGGLDNTVRCWDLREGRQLQQHDFSSQIFSLGHCPNQDWLAVGMESSSVELLHVRKPEKYQLHLHESCVLSLKFASCGRWFVSTGKDNLLNAWRTPYGASIFQSKESSSVLSCDISGNNKYIVTGSGDKKATVYEVVY
- the TLE2 gene encoding transducin-like enhancer protein 2 isoform X4 encodes the protein MQRHYVMYYEMSYGLNIEMHKQAEIVKRLSGICAQIIPFLTQEHQQQVLQAVERAKQVTVGELNSLIGQQQLQPLAHHAPPVPLTPRPAGLVGGSATGLLALSGALAAQAQLAAVTKEERAGVEAEGSRVERVPSRSVSPSPPESVVEEERPSGLGGNGKQRAEEKDLSGPYESDEDKSDYNLVVDEDQPSEPPSPATTPCGKAPTCIPARRDLVDSPASLASSLGSPLPRAKELVLNDLPASTPASKSCDSSPPQDASTPGPSSVSHLRQLAAKPAPSTDSIALRSPLTLSSPFSTSFSLGSHSVLNGDLSVPSSYVSLHLSPQASGSVVYGRSPMMAFESHPHLRGSSISSSLPTIPGGKPAYSFHVSADGQMQPVPFPSDALVGAGIPRHARQLHTLAHGEVVCAVTISGSTQHVYTGGKGCVKVWDVGQPGAKMPVAQLDCLNRDNYIRSCKLLPDGRSLIVGGEASTLSIWDLAAPTPRIKAELTSSAPACYALAVSPDAKVCFSCCSDGNIVVWDLQNQTMVRQFQGHTDGASCIDISDYGTRLWTGGLDNTVRCWDLREGRQLQQHDFSSQIFSLGHCPNQDWLAVGMESSSVELLHVRKPEKYQLHLHESCVLSLKFASCGRWFVSTGKDNLLNAWRTPYGASIFQSKESSSVLSCDISGNNKYIVTGSGDKKATVYEVVY